The Malus domestica chromosome 08, GDT2T_hap1 genomic interval TTTTTCGTGTTATTGCATTGTAGAGGTGGGTTTGTTCTTCGATTTTGTGTTAGGGTTTCAAATTCTTTGCATTTGTTTTGAGTAAAGGTGGAAGAACAAAAGCTTAAACTCGCGAGTTTTTTAACTGATAAACCTGAATGAATTGTAGGTGGATTTTAAAATGTTGTCGATTTTTCGCGGTTTGGTGCATCGAATTTAGCTGAATTGGAGGTGGGGTTCTGTTGGTTTTGTGAAATCTGTGAGTTGTGTGAGTATTCAGAAGGGTTTGGTGTTGGAATATTGTGGCATTGTCACCATGCCTTCGACGCACAATCAGGGTTCTTCTTCGCCTATGACTTCGATTGGTCGCTCGATTTGGAGTCGGCGAGAGCCATTTCAATCAGAAGAAGCTAATCAGGAGTTGAGTGAGCTGGAATTAGAGGTTCAATCTTTTCAAAAACTTGTTACGGACCTGTTTCATGACTTGTCAGCTGCTGGTGCTGATGAATTGCTCTCCATTGCGTGGATTCGGAAACTTTTGGATGTTTTTGTTAGCTGCCAAGACGAGTTCAGGGTTTTATTGTTGAAAAACAAGGTGCAGGTTTCTAAACCACCGTTGGACCACTGGGCGGATGAATACTTAGATAGGAGCTTGAAGGCACTTGACATTTGCAATGCTGCTCGTGATGGGATTGACAAGATTCGTGCGTGGCATAAGCATTTAGAGATTGTTCTGTGTGCCTTGGAGTCGCGCCAGAGGGCATTCTGTGAGGGCCAGTTCCGTCGAGCAAGAAAGGCTTTGGTGGATTTGGCACTTGAAATGCTTGGTGAAAGAGACTCTGGGTCTGTTTTTTCTCACCGCAACTGGTCTTTTGGGCGTAACAATAACACAAGAAAGGATGCTCGCCGTCGCCAACACTCATCTGGGAATCCAACTGGGCATTCCCGCTCTCACTCGTGGAGCATATCCCATTCTTGGTCTGCAGC includes:
- the LOC103428921 gene encoding protein ROH1D-like, which produces MPSTHNQGSSSPMTSIGRSIWSRREPFQSEEANQELSELELEVQSFQKLVTDLFHDLSAAGADELLSIAWIRKLLDVFVSCQDEFRVLLLKNKVQVSKPPLDHWADEYLDRSLKALDICNAARDGIDKIRAWHKHLEIVLCALESRQRAFCEGQFRRARKALVDLALEMLGERDSGSVFSHRNWSFGRNNNTRKDARRRQHSSGNPTGHSRSHSWSISHSWSAAKQLQSIASNLVAPRGNEVIATNGLAGSVFTMSCVLTFVLLSLVAAIPCQDRGISTHFSIPPQYSWGIPLSSLHERIIEESKKRERQNSHGLLREIYHVERCARHMTDLMDLVQFPLKEEQKVEVEQELQELASICESFKNGLDPLERQIREVFRRIMNCRTEGLELLSRANNPE